The genomic region TTAGCCTCAACTAAGGCTTTAAATGCAAACATCACACGGGCACGTTTCAATGGTGATGTTTTAGCCCAACCTAGATGAGCCTGTTGAGCGGACTCAATAGCTTGTGCCGTTTGTTCTTCATTACTTAATACAACTTGCTTTGTTTGCTGACCTGTTGCTGGGTCAAAGATCGGAGCAACACGTTCCGTTTGATATTCGCTTATTTCACCATTAATAAAATTAAATACGGTTTTCATAACTGGGTCCTTTAGTTGGAAATCAATGAAGGTGCGCCTTGTGATTTAAGACGAGACTGTGAAGATGACTGACAAGATGTAGATAAATTGCGCTGTTGCCATGCTCTCACCAAGCTCGAATAGTTCGACTTGATTTGAGCAATGAGCTCCTGATCATTTATGTCATTCGCTAGCCACAAACTGGATGGCAATCCAAATATTGTTCGCCCAACCGCAAAGCCTTTTACCAGCGAACAGTTTGCTGCAGCATTAAATCCAGCTTGCACCTCATCTAATGGTGCATCCAGCCCAAGAATCAATATGCCTCGACAATGTGGGTCGTTGTCTTGTACCAACAACTCCACTTGTTTCCAGGATAATTCAGAAAGCGGCGGTAATTTCCACCAGTCAGGTTTAACACCAATAGAATAGAACTGATTCATCAACGTAAGGTACTGCCCATCCCCCAACGTCATTTCCTTAGGTAAAATAACCTCTAGCAGCAATTCGTGTCCCGATTGGCAACACGCATCGTAGACTTCTTTAACTGTCTTTTCTTGTGATAGACGTAAAGCAATGTCATCGTCCGGGTGGCAAAAAACCAAACACTTTACGACATGCTCAAGTGGCCAAGTTCTCAACTGACTGCCGATGTCTCCATGCTCTAATTGCAAAGGTCTAGACCCAGGTTCTTCTACCGGTCTACCAATCCAAGTACCTGTACCGGTTGCAGAATTAAGGACTGGCTGACCAAAAGTACCATCACAAAGCAAGCCAAACTGTCTAGACAGATTCTCTTCTTGGCTCACATCTAGTGACGCCTTATAGATCAACTGCTTCAGTATCGAAATACGGTCAAGACCTGCGCCAACATCTTTCGCCATCTGTTCAAACTGGCTACGGTGATCGAATGCCAAAACACATAATTCATCCCACTGAGTTTGACGTGTAGTAACTCGGTGCAAATGGTTTAGTTGACTGTCTTGATCCGGTCGCAGAACGTCTTGGGCACGAGCTAAATAGTTATCTAACTCTTCTTTAGTAGGCATAGCAGGCGCGCAGCCATGGCGTGAAACCACTAACGCACCACACGCGTTGGCATAAGCGCAAGCTTTCTCCCAGCTTTCATCATTGAGGTAACCTCGTAACAGGCCAGACATAAAGGCATCCCCCGCACCAAGTACATTAAGAACATCCACTTTAACGCCTTCTACAGTGATACCCTCATCCAGTGAATCTGGTACATCGCTAGCAAAAACAGAACTACCCAACGCGCCTCTTTTGCACACGAGTTCAGCCTGGCTAACAGTTCGAACCGACCTTAAAGCCGCAACTGTATTTGTGGAGCCACCAGCAATATGGAATTCCTCTTCAGTACCAACAATAAGGTCAAAAAGCGGTAACACTTTCTGAAGTTGATACGTAACCTCAGCTGAATCGATATAGCGAGTTTCGCCATCACCAAGACTAGTTAGCCCCCAAAGAACAGGCCGGTAGTCGATATCCAACGCAGTTTTAACTCCGTGCTTGCGAGCATATTTTAAGGCGAGTAATACCGCCCCTCGGGTCTTCGGATTTGAAAGATGAGTACCTGTAACCGCTAAGCAGCGTGCTGAAGCTATGTAAGATTCTGAAATATCATCCACACTGAGCGCCATATCGGCACAATTATCACGATAGAAAATTAATGGAAACGTCTCTTCATCTTTTATGCCTAACAATACTAAAGCTGTTAAGCGTTCGCGGTCGGTGATGAGATGGCGAGTATCAACCCCTACAGATTGCAACTCCTCGCGAACAAACCTCCCCATATGCTCATCACCAATACGAGCAAGCATTGACGACTTTAATCCAAGCCTTGCTGTTCCATAAGCAACATTGCCCGACGACCCTCCTAAATATTTCGAAAATGACCCCATAGATTCTAATCGCGAACCAATTTGTTGCCCATAGAGGTCAACCGCCACTCTCCCCAAACAAATCAAATCCAGTGTTTTATCTTCTATCTGCATAATCCCATTCCTTGTAGACAAATTGGTTCGCTTATATTCAGCTTCATCGCTTACAAAGAGGAAACTCTGTCACCTCTGCAAACTCAAACTCAGCCATAGAAATAAATCTCACCTGTAGACTGAACTCCCCCTTTATATGAAATAAAAATTCCAAAATCAAAGAAAAGCGAAACATATAGTTCATTAAAGTGATCGAGTTTACATTAAATCGCAAAAGTAGACTTTAACCTCAGAAATAAAGGAAAAATTAGAAAATATTTTTCACTCACTTTTTCATTCGAAAAATTTCAATCACTATATTTTTTTAACAATTAAAATCAATGACTTAGCCATAACAAAAATAAGAGAAACAAAAGCAACTCAATAAAAATCAACAACTTAAACAAAAGAAACCTCACTACAAAAGTTAACAACCACAAGATCTATGTAACAATTATAACAATTGCGCATTATATCTAATGGCTAAAAAAAAATTCTGAATATATAGTTACTCACGATGAAAATGAAAAATATTTTTCAATAAAGTAGAAGTTTAAAACGTCTACTTAAAGGAATGAAAGTTGCCAAATCTCTAGGAGAAATAAAGCACTCTCAGAGAGACAATCACAAAATATCTTGTAATTGGCAGAAGTAGTGATAACAACAAGGAGACATAACATGTCATCGATAACCAACACATTTTCAAAGTTCATACGTCGTTTTGCTCACAAAACCACTATCTTCCAAAGCTCAGCAGCAAGACGAGTAAAAACAGGGTTTATTGCAATAGGTTTACTCAGCCTCGTTGCCTGTGGTGGTGAAGAGACAAAAAGTGATGTCGTCACAATAGGTGTCGCGATTCCCAACTTCGACGATACATTTCTTGTAAACATGAAAGACTCCATGACGGCATATGCTGAAAAGCAAGATAACGTAGAGCTCATTTTTGTGGACGCCAAGGAAGACACAGTGAAACAGCTTGGCCAAGTTCAAAACTTCATTATCCAACAAGTCGACGGCATCATTTTAGTGCCAGTTAATACTGACGCGACCCAACCTATGACGGACAAGATTCTAGACGCCGGAATTGAGCTCGTTTACCTCAACCGTCGACCTTCTTATTTACCTGAAGGTGTTGCGTACGTTGGCTCTGAAGAGCTGCAATTTGGTAAAGAACAAGCTAAGTACGTCGCAGATAAAAGTGAAGGTGGAAACATTGGAATTCTGATGGGCATGATGACAATTGAAGCTGCAATTCTTCGTACAGAAGGCGTCGAAGATTACTTCCAAGATAAGCCTGATTTCAACATCACTCGTAAACAAACCGCTCTATGGCAACGATCACAAGCAATGGTAGTAATGGAAAACTGGATCAATTCGGGAGATAAACTCGATGTAATTATTGCCAATAACGATGATATGGCTCTAGGTGCAATTCAAGCTCTGCGTGCTGCTGGAAAACTCGATGACACGATTGTGGTCGGCGTTGATGCAACTCCTGATGGCTTAATGGCAATTGAAAATGGCGCTCTTGACGCCACAGTATTCCAAGATGGTGGCGGCCAAGCTCGGGGCGCAATTGATGCCGCAATCAGTGGTATCAAAAATCAGCCACGCGAGAAAATTACTTGGATCCCTGCAGAGCTTGTTACCAAAGACAACCTAGAAGAATTCAAAGCTAAGCAAGGCTAACGCCCTCTTCACTCATATGATCTATGTGCCAACCCACTAACAAGGTTCGATGCATAGATCATTTCAATCGGAGCAGTAAATATGAGTCAAGCCTTACTAGAAATGCGTGGAATATCAAAGTCATTTCCCGGAGTGAAAGCCCTTGATAATGTGCAACTCACATTAAAAGAAGGTCGTGTCATGGCCTTAATGGGCGAAAACGGCGCAGGTAAGTCCACCCTAATGAAAGTTCTTTTTGGTATTTACCAAAGAGATAGCGGCACCATCCATTATCAAGGTCAGCCAGTTAACTTCAGTGGTGCTAAAGATGCCCTTGAAGCTGGAATATCGATGATCCACCAAGAGTTGTCCCCAATACTTCACCGAAGTATTGCAGAAAATATTTGGCTAGGTAGAGAGCCGACCAAAGGACCATTCAACCTTATCGATCACGGAAAAATGTACAGCGACACTACCAAGCTGTTAGAAAAATTGGACCTGAAACTCGACCCTCGAACGCCTATGAGTGAGCTCACGGTAGCCACAATGCAGATGATCGAGATTTCAAAGGCCATTTCGTATCACTCGAAAGTGATCATCATGGATGAACCAACTTCAGCCCTTACAGGTAAAGAAGTTGACCACCTATTTGAGATCATAGAACTACTTAAATCTCAGGGAGTGGCGGTCGTATATATCAGCCATAAAATGGACGAAATATTCCGTATCTGTGATGACATTACAATCTTTCGAGATGGAAATTTTATTGGCGAGAGAGAAGCTTCATCGACTAATAATGACGAACTCGTTCACATGATGGTAGGACGCAATTTAGGCGATGTTTATCCACCGATCACCGCCAAACCGGGAAAAGTCAGATTAGACGTCCGAAATCTAACTGTTGAGGGGCAATTCAGTGACATCAGCTTCAAGCTGCATGAAGGTGAAATTCTTGGCATCGCAGGCCTTGTTGGCTCAGGGCGCACCGAATTAATTGAAACTCTGTTTGGCGTAAGACAAAAAGATGTCGGTGAAATTTGGATCAACGGCGATCAAGTAGAAATCAAAACGCCAACCGATGCTATCAATCACAAAATGGCCTTCCTAACAGAAGACCGACGTCACTCCGGGCTTTACTTGATGCTGGATATTTTCGCTAACACCTCCATCGCCCACCTTGATGCTTATCGCAATAAAGTCGTTAACCTACTTGATGTAAGAAAAATGCAAAAAGACTGCTCAACGCAATGTTCGACTCTCAAAGTAAAAACGCCTGGCATGTCTGAAGCCATTGATAATTTAAGTGGTGGCAACCAACAAAAAGTATTGCTCGCGCGTTGGATGTTAACGAAACCAGACATTCTCTTTCTCGACGAGCCAACTAGAGGCATTGATGTTGGCGCCAAATCTGAAATCTATAAATTGATGCGCCTGCTCACCGGAATGGGTAAAAGCTTGGTCATGATCTCATCTGAGTTACCAGAGGTGATTGGAATGAGCGACCGCATTCTCGTCATGCACGATGGGCAATTTAAAGGTGAGCTCGACGGTCACGAAGCCTCACAACAACAAGTCATGTCATTGGCGTTCAACTAAAAACAATAAGCTAGTCCAACATATCAAGGAAAGTAGTTATGATAGCTAAACTTCTTCAAGCCACTTCAGAACAGCCCGAAACTGGCAAAAAAACACGTTTTTTATCCAAGTACGCGATCTACGTCGTCTTTGTCGGCATGTGTATTGTCATGAGCATTTTGTCTCCGGTGTTTCTCACCGTTGCCAATTTACTTAATGTCATGACTCAAATGGCCAGTATCGGCCTACTCGCCTTAGGTGTAACAATCATCATCATCACTCGCGGTATTGACCTTTCATCCGGCTCAGTACTTGCGGTTGCAGCTGTAGTCTCAGCCAGCACGGCTCAAACCCTCGATTGGGGGATGAGAATGTACCCCAACCTGCCTGAGTTACCTGTTATTGTCCCTATTTTGGTTGCACTAGGTGTGGGAGCTCTCTGTGGTCTGATTAACGGTGCGTTAATCGCCTATACAGGTATCCCCCCGTTCATTGCAACATTAGGGATGATGATCATAGCTCGCGGGGCTGCATTGCTCTATTCAGACGGTCGCCCTATCAGTAGCTTAATCGATTCATACCAATGGATCGGACAAGGAAACATAGCGGGGATCCCCGTGCCCGTGGTGATATTCCTCGTTATGGCATTGTTCACCTATGTGCTACTCAACTACACCAGATTTGGTAAATATGCTTATGCAATAGGAGGCAACGAAACTGCAGCTTACGTATCAGGCATCAACGTAACCAAATACAAAATTCTTGTCTACGTCTACGCTGGTCTTTTGGCTGGTATTGCTGCTCTTATCTTGACGGCTCGAATCAATTCGGGCCAACCCGGCCTAGGTAACATGTATGAGCTTGATGCTATCGCTGCTGCCACTGTCGGCGGGGTATCACATGCCGGCGGAATAGGAACAATCCAAGGAACTATCGTAGGCACCATGATTATGGGCGTGCTACAAAACGGGCTCGACCTACTCAATGTATCAGCCTATTGGCAACAAGTAGTAAAAGGCTTAGTGATTGTCGTAGCCGTTATTTTTGATATGAAGCGCCAAAAGAAAAGCAAATAAATATGTAAATGAGTAGCCGCTATGCACTTTACGCTGACTTTAACATCGTGATTAAGAATACTGATGTGATACGCAAGAAGCGCTAAGCAATGGTATTAACCATTAATAAATCGCTCATACAAAAAGTTGAATGTAGGGTCCTCAAATGAGGTTTTCCATGCCACGTAAGCTCATCACTCTCGTGGCATTTTTTTGTTTAGAGAATGATTGTTTTACCTCTTTCTTAACTGTCATGCCAAATGAAATAAATATTTCATTTAAGCTAACTCGACTTCACATCATCTATCTACTCTGATATATAGAAAACATCAGGTCATCTTCGCCGTTAAACTTAGGGTGTTGTTTATGCATGCAGCTACGAATCTCAACGAACTAGAGAACCAAATTCGCCTACAGCAC from Vibrio gigantis harbors:
- a CDS encoding bifunctional 5-dehydro-2-deoxygluconokinase/5-dehydro-2-deoxyphosphogluconate aldolase, coding for MQIEDKTLDLICLGRVAVDLYGQQIGSRLESMGSFSKYLGGSSGNVAYGTARLGLKSSMLARIGDEHMGRFVREELQSVGVDTRHLITDRERLTALVLLGIKDEETFPLIFYRDNCADMALSVDDISESYIASARCLAVTGTHLSNPKTRGAVLLALKYARKHGVKTALDIDYRPVLWGLTSLGDGETRYIDSAEVTYQLQKVLPLFDLIVGTEEEFHIAGGSTNTVAALRSVRTVSQAELVCKRGALGSSVFASDVPDSLDEGITVEGVKVDVLNVLGAGDAFMSGLLRGYLNDESWEKACAYANACGALVVSRHGCAPAMPTKEELDNYLARAQDVLRPDQDSQLNHLHRVTTRQTQWDELCVLAFDHRSQFEQMAKDVGAGLDRISILKQLIYKASLDVSQEENLSRQFGLLCDGTFGQPVLNSATGTGTWIGRPVEEPGSRPLQLEHGDIGSQLRTWPLEHVVKCLVFCHPDDDIALRLSQEKTVKEVYDACCQSGHELLLEVILPKEMTLGDGQYLTLMNQFYSIGVKPDWWKLPPLSELSWKQVELLVQDNDPHCRGILILGLDAPLDEVQAGFNAAANCSLVKGFAVGRTIFGLPSSLWLANDINDQELIAQIKSNYSSLVRAWQQRNLSTSCQSSSQSRLKSQGAPSLISN
- a CDS encoding sugar ABC transporter substrate-binding protein; translation: MSSITNTFSKFIRRFAHKTTIFQSSAARRVKTGFIAIGLLSLVACGGEETKSDVVTIGVAIPNFDDTFLVNMKDSMTAYAEKQDNVELIFVDAKEDTVKQLGQVQNFIIQQVDGIILVPVNTDATQPMTDKILDAGIELVYLNRRPSYLPEGVAYVGSEELQFGKEQAKYVADKSEGGNIGILMGMMTIEAAILRTEGVEDYFQDKPDFNITRKQTALWQRSQAMVVMENWINSGDKLDVIIANNDDMALGAIQALRAAGKLDDTIVVGVDATPDGLMAIENGALDATVFQDGGGQARGAIDAAISGIKNQPREKITWIPAELVTKDNLEEFKAKQG
- a CDS encoding sugar ABC transporter ATP-binding protein, whose protein sequence is MSQALLEMRGISKSFPGVKALDNVQLTLKEGRVMALMGENGAGKSTLMKVLFGIYQRDSGTIHYQGQPVNFSGAKDALEAGISMIHQELSPILHRSIAENIWLGREPTKGPFNLIDHGKMYSDTTKLLEKLDLKLDPRTPMSELTVATMQMIEISKAISYHSKVIIMDEPTSALTGKEVDHLFEIIELLKSQGVAVVYISHKMDEIFRICDDITIFRDGNFIGEREASSTNNDELVHMMVGRNLGDVYPPITAKPGKVRLDVRNLTVEGQFSDISFKLHEGEILGIAGLVGSGRTELIETLFGVRQKDVGEIWINGDQVEIKTPTDAINHKMAFLTEDRRHSGLYLMLDIFANTSIAHLDAYRNKVVNLLDVRKMQKDCSTQCSTLKVKTPGMSEAIDNLSGGNQQKVLLARWMLTKPDILFLDEPTRGIDVGAKSEIYKLMRLLTGMGKSLVMISSELPEVIGMSDRILVMHDGQFKGELDGHEASQQQVMSLAFN
- a CDS encoding ABC transporter permease — its product is MIAKLLQATSEQPETGKKTRFLSKYAIYVVFVGMCIVMSILSPVFLTVANLLNVMTQMASIGLLALGVTIIIITRGIDLSSGSVLAVAAVVSASTAQTLDWGMRMYPNLPELPVIVPILVALGVGALCGLINGALIAYTGIPPFIATLGMMIIARGAALLYSDGRPISSLIDSYQWIGQGNIAGIPVPVVIFLVMALFTYVLLNYTRFGKYAYAIGGNETAAYVSGINVTKYKILVYVYAGLLAGIAALILTARINSGQPGLGNMYELDAIAAATVGGVSHAGGIGTIQGTIVGTMIMGVLQNGLDLLNVSAYWQQVVKGLVIVVAVIFDMKRQKKSK